CGGTTCGACCGTCAAGGTCACGGCGGGTTCCGATCGGCTGAACTTCCGCTCGAAGCCGACCGTGGTGGCGACGGAAGCCGCCGCCTGATCCGGGTCGAGCTTGAATGAACGCGAAGCGCGTCGCACCGGTGCGGCGCGCTTTGTTATTCCCGGTGACTGCGCATAATCGGCTGCCGATTCGGATAACCGGGAAGGACTCGATGAAGCTCGACGATTACAACGGCTTTTGCGCTTCATTGCCCGCCACGACGCATATCGTCCAATGGGGCGGCGCCCATGTCTGGAAGGTCGGCGGCAAGGTGTTCGCCATCGGCGGCTGGAACGACGGCGGCGAGCTTTTCGTCACCTTCAAATGTTCCGAGATGGCCTATGACGTGCTAAAGGATCAGCCGGGCTGCCGGCCGGCGCCCTATCTCGCTTCGCGCGGCATGAAATGGATCCAGCGTCAGACAAGCCAAAGCATGGATGATGCGGCGCTCAAGGACTATCTGCGCGAAAGCCACCGCCTGGTCGTGCTGAAGCTGACCACACAGGCACGCAAGCAATTGGGGCTCGCGCAAACTGGCTGATGTTCCTCAAGGCACTTGAAATCCGCCATCTTCATGCCCGGTTCATGTTGGAACCTTAACTTGGGTAACTGGTTTGCTGGCGAAGATTCGCCCGTCAGAAGCCAGAGTCGACCGGAGAGCTTGACCCCCATGCTGCGCTTGATCTTTTCCCTATCGGCACTCGCGGCCGGGCTGGCGTCTTCCGGCGCGTTCGCCGCGCCGAGCGCGGATGGCCCGCAAGGCGTGCGCCCGGCTGAACGCGGCGTGCTGATGCTGGCCCAGGAAGGCAATATCGATATCTATTACGACGCCAGGGGCAATCGGGTGCTGGTCGATGCCGACACCGGCAAGGTCATCGCCATCCAGCCGCCGGGGAGCAGGCTCGACCGCCGGGCGCTTCGCCGGCAGCGCATGCAGGAGCTCGGCCGCGCGCCGGCCGAGGACGACGACCGCTACTATCTCGACAATCCCGAGGACATGGCTCGCTTCCGCCGGCGGCAGCTGGAGGAGAATGGCCGGGTCATCCCGCCGCCGGTCGACGAATACGATCCCAATAGCGGCGACAATTCCGTCGATGCCTATCCGCCGGCGCCCAACAATGACGAAGGCTACGCCACCACCTATCCGGAAGAGCCGAAGTCCAACACGATCAAGCGCCAGCCGCTGAACGAGGCGTCGATCGACCCGGAGCAGCCGGGCCAGGGCGAGGTGCTGCAGACCAATCCGCAGGCCTCGTTGCCGCCGAACACGGGCGGCAAGGCCAGTGTCGATCCGTCGCTGTCGCTCGGGGTGCGTCAGGATGTTGCCGCGCTGCAGGTGCTGCTCGATCGCGGCGGCGCCTCGCCGGGCGTGATCGATGGGCGCTTCGGCTCCAATGTCGACAAGGCGCTGGCCGCCTATAACGAAATAAACGGCACCAATCTGAAGTCGACAGATGCGGTCGGCATCCAGGCCGCGCTCGCCCAGTCGGGCGGCGATCCCTTTGCTTCCTACACGATCACGCCGGAAGACGCGGCCGGCCCGTATGTCGCCTCGATCCCCGAGGATTACAGCCAGAAG
This region of Mesorhizobium sp. M2A.F.Ca.ET.046.03.2.1 genomic DNA includes:
- a CDS encoding MmcQ/YjbR family DNA-binding protein, which translates into the protein MKLDDYNGFCASLPATTHIVQWGGAHVWKVGGKVFAIGGWNDGGELFVTFKCSEMAYDVLKDQPGCRPAPYLASRGMKWIQRQTSQSMDDAALKDYLRESHRLVVLKLTTQARKQLGLAQTG
- a CDS encoding L,D-transpeptidase family protein, translating into MLRLIFSLSALAAGLASSGAFAAPSADGPQGVRPAERGVLMLAQEGNIDIYYDARGNRVLVDADTGKVIAIQPPGSRLDRRALRRQRMQELGRAPAEDDDRYYLDNPEDMARFRRRQLEENGRVIPPPVDEYDPNSGDNSVDAYPPAPNNDEGYATTYPEEPKSNTIKRQPLNEASIDPEQPGQGEVLQTNPQASLPPNTGGKASVDPSLSLGVRQDVAALQVLLDRGGASPGVIDGRFGSNVDKALAAYNEINGTNLKSTDAVGIQAALAQSGGDPFASYTITPEDAAGPYVASIPEDYSQKAKLNCMCYTSVTEALAERFHMDETYLKSINKGVDFNRPGTMIKVANFGKLVSTPVTRIIADKTKKEVYAYDGSGKLVAAYPATIGSADTPSPTGIHAVSRIALDPNYTYNPNINFKQGQNDKILTVPPGPNGPVGSVWIALDKPTYGIHGTPDPSKIGKTESHGCVRLTNWDARELAKLVSPGVTVEFVGGPTIAEVGGTSTDEFTQQ